Genomic DNA from Selenomonas sp. oral taxon 126:
CTGGCGGATGGCACTGATGGCGTACTTTCTGCGCGATGAATTCCCCACCGTCGATCTCACGCGCGTCCTCCTCATGGCACTGCTGCACGATATGGGCGAGGTCTTTACAGGTGACATCCCGACATTTGAAAAGACGGATGCCGACCGCGCACGCGAACACGAACTGCGCGATGCGTGGATCGACGCCCTCCCGCCCCCATATGCGGCGGAGGTGCGCGACCTTTTCGCCGAGATGGACGCGTGCGAGACAGAGGAGGCGCGGCTCGCGAAGGCACTCGATCGCATGGAGGCGGTCATCACGCACAATGAGGGCGATCCCGCAACGTGGCTCCCACTCGAATACGAGCTACAGCACACCTACGGTGTGGAGGAGGCGGCGTTTTCGCCCGCGCTCAGGGCGCTACGCACAGAGGTCAACAACGAGGTGGATGCAGTCATTGCCTCGCTTGCAAAGGAGGAAAAGATATGAAAACGAACTATGGCAACTGGATCTCCACGCCGATGATGAAAACACTCGTCGCCATCGCTGCCGTGCTCTATGTGCTCACGGTGCTCTATGCGGTCATCTATGACCGCGTGACCGCGCCCTTCTTCATCCTCGCAATCCTCGCCGGCGTCGCGACCATTGTCGTCCTCTATATGTACTACTGCCGCCGCGTGTTCGATTTCGAGGGCGGCGGACTCATGCGGCGCATCCACGCCTATCTGCTCGATCAGCTGCCGTGGGACGGGCTCGGCAGGGCACTCGATGTCGGCTGCGGTTCGGGCGCGCTCACGATTGCAACGGCAAAGCGCTTCCCGCTCGCCGAGGTACAGGGCATCGACTACTGGCCGCCGATGTGGAACTACGGACAGGCACAGTGTGAGTCGAACGCCGCCGCCGAGGGCGTTGCGGAGCGCTGCGCATTCCAGCACGGGGACGCGGCAAAGCTCGACTTTCCCGACAATCACTTCGACGCCGTCGTCAGCAATTTTGTCTTTCACGAGGTACGCACGCAAAAGGATAAGTTCATGCTCGTCGAGGAGGCGCTGCGCGTGCTGAAAAAGGGCGGCGCGTTCGCCCTGCACGACACCTTTGGCAACAGGGATATGTACGGCGATATGGACGAGTTCGTCGCCTATCTCAAGGAGCAGGGCATCGCCGATGTCTCCTACATTCCGAACACCGAGCGCAATATCGAGATGCCACCCGCCGTCCGCTTCATGCTGTGCGGCGTCGGCATGCTCTACGGCACAAAATAACGAAAGGAAAATGCCCGTGTTCTTCAAATCCATTCCCGCCGCCCTCACAGCCGCCGCACTCCTTGCTGCACCTGCATACACGGCGGCAGAGACAAGTGCCGCCATCCCGCGCCCCGCAATCCCCTCCTCCATCCCGCAGGGAATGACCGTAGACGCAAAGCTCGCCGCAGGGCTGCATTTTTCCCTGCCCGCAGCAGATCAGGACATCCTCCGCATGCCCCTGCCCGATCCGACAGAGGTCACGATCGCGGGCGAAGCGGCGGCGACCGAGGAGCAGATGCTTGCCTATCTCCTCAGGCGCAACCCGCAGCCGAAGCTCACGGGCACGCCCGAAGAACTCGTGCACGCATACTACGAGGAGGCGGAGCACGAGGGAGTACGTGCCGACGTTGCACTCGCACAGGCATTCAAGGAGACGGGCTTCTTCGCTTACGGCGGCGACGTAGACTGGAAGCAAAACAACTTCTGCGGACTCGGCGCAACGGGAAACGGCGCAAAGGGGCTCTCCTTCCCCGACATCCGCACGGGCGCGCGCGCGCATATACAGCATTTGCTCGCATACAGCCGCAAAGAACGTCCACAGGTCGCCATCGTTGACCCACGTTATGACCTCATCCGCACGAACCGCCCCGACATCTACGGGAATATCACGCGCTGGACACAGCTCAACGGTGTCTGGGCAGTCCCCGGCAAAAACTACGGACAGGAGATCCTCATGATCCGCGATGCCGCGCACGCCCCCGACGGCTCGGACGCCGCCCTGCGCGCCGCAAACGCGCACCTCATGCAGGCGGCCGATGCTGACGGCTATATCTATCGCGGACTCGTCCATCTGCGCCGCAATGCCTACGACGAGGCGCTTGCCGACTTTACCGCCGCGCAGAAGCGCAATACGAAGCGCACGGAGCCGTATCTCGGCATCGCCCTCGCGCACACGGGCGCAGGAAACATCAAAGAAGCGCGCCGCGCCTACGAGGTCTATCTGAAGACCAGTCCCGACGATGCCGCCGCCCTTCATAACTACGGGCTCGCCCTCCTCGCAGAGGGCAACGCCGCAAAGGCTGTCACGCCCCTGCGCGACGCCATCCGCCGCGCGCCGACGAATGCCGCGAGCTACAGCGCCCTCGCCGTCGCGCTCATCCACACGAAGGACTATGCGGGCGCGTGGAGCACACTCGCCGACGGTGCCGCCATCGCCCCCGCGAACACAGACATCCTCATCAACCAGATTCTCTTGCAAGGTTGTCTAAAAGACGCAGATGACAAGAAGCACGGGAAAAAGAAGAAATAGCCGGCTAATCTTTATAGAACGCAATGGAGGCGCTCCATGAGCGACTACAAACCGCCCTTCCAAATCACAGACAAAATCATCTCGCTGATTGCAGAGATCAGCGAACAAGTCGGTCGTATCACCGTTCTGCAGGAGGATACGATCAGCCCGCACCTGCGCCGTGAAAACAGAATCCGAACGA
This window encodes:
- a CDS encoding HD domain-containing protein: MSPKDYLAIVHCIAGLKERTRHAWMKSGRQESVAEHSWRMALMAYFLRDEFPTVDLTRVLLMALLHDMGEVFTGDIPTFEKTDADRAREHELRDAWIDALPPPYAAEVRDLFAEMDACETEEARLAKALDRMEAVITHNEGDPATWLPLEYELQHTYGVEEAAFSPALRALRTEVNNEVDAVIASLAKEEKI
- a CDS encoding glucosaminidase domain-containing protein, which translates into the protein MPVFFKSIPAALTAAALLAAPAYTAAETSAAIPRPAIPSSIPQGMTVDAKLAAGLHFSLPAADQDILRMPLPDPTEVTIAGEAAATEEQMLAYLLRRNPQPKLTGTPEELVHAYYEEAEHEGVRADVALAQAFKETGFFAYGGDVDWKQNNFCGLGATGNGAKGLSFPDIRTGARAHIQHLLAYSRKERPQVAIVDPRYDLIRTNRPDIYGNITRWTQLNGVWAVPGKNYGQEILMIRDAAHAPDGSDAALRAANAHLMQAADADGYIYRGLVHLRRNAYDEALADFTAAQKRNTKRTEPYLGIALAHTGAGNIKEARRAYEVYLKTSPDDAAALHNYGLALLAEGNAAKAVTPLRDAIRRAPTNAASYSALAVALIHTKDYAGAWSTLADGAAIAPANTDILINQILLQGCLKDADDKKHGKKKK
- a CDS encoding class I SAM-dependent methyltransferase, whose protein sequence is MKTNYGNWISTPMMKTLVAIAAVLYVLTVLYAVIYDRVTAPFFILAILAGVATIVVLYMYYCRRVFDFEGGGLMRRIHAYLLDQLPWDGLGRALDVGCGSGALTIATAKRFPLAEVQGIDYWPPMWNYGQAQCESNAAAEGVAERCAFQHGDAAKLDFPDNHFDAVVSNFVFHEVRTQKDKFMLVEEALRVLKKGGAFALHDTFGNRDMYGDMDEFVAYLKEQGIADVSYIPNTERNIEMPPAVRFMLCGVGMLYGTK